DNA sequence from the Mauremys mutica isolate MM-2020 ecotype Southern chromosome 9, ASM2049712v1, whole genome shotgun sequence genome:
AGAACTAAAAACTCCAAAtgaaaaacatgattaaaattgattatttaaatcaaggtttcttgcttgcttttttaaatcatgattaaaattgatTATGTAAATCACTTTCATTTAAATCAGTCTACCCTATACTTAAACCtttgtaaaaaaaattcaaacttaacattttcagaaaatttcagctaaatattttgttttctgtggTTTCCTTTGTACTTCTTGATTTAATCTTGAAGCAAGAGCACCGAAATAGCACAaatgctccagctgtaggaattatgacACCTATGcacagatttcacaatgcatgacagaaaggcgCCAGGACCAGGACACACTgtagggtcaaagtgaaggagttgcagaatgcctaccacaaggcgcgGGAGGTAAACCACCACTCCGGTGCTGCGCCCTAGAGCTGCCggttttacaaagagctggacttGATACTtggtggcaaccccacctccactgcgaagaccactgtggatacttcggtggctcgCGTGCTAGTCGaaagtggaccgagccaggaggaggaaatcttggacgaggatgtggagtgggaggggaacccagaggcagaggatgactcggaggtcagagatgcatgcagccaggagctcttttctaccccggaGGAGGCTTGCCAGTCACAACTGTCAGATCTTGgtgaagcacaaacaggagaggaggcactggtaagtggctttgattctgggaattgctgaagtgagttgctgggggcaggagggttgcagattTGTCTCGCagcacatgcctagtctgagcggcggaacaggctgttgattgactccctctcCAGGAAACTCTTGTGGAAACACTGGGCAATCCACGGCTGCAGGTTCTTCAGTAGAGCTGCTTTGTTACTTGCCCCAATAATGGTAACTTTCCCACACCACTGTGCTGTCATGCTGGAGGGacgaccattgctgcacacaggcgagccgcataggggccagggcggaagacacaggcttggagaagaacttcccttgattccctgctcaccctcagcagcaaaatagcttccataatgatcacatcctgtggaaaatgtggggacaggaatgattatcaggcccaTCCTACCGTGCTGGCTCTCTCCAAAAGCCACGTGCCCAATGTACAGCAGAGTCCAGTaagagtgatttaccctgcccctgtggctactcaccattttggaggTCTTGCAGCTCATGTGCGCTTGCTTGGGGTCAGCCACTTAGAGtcaggtgtgtgagtactggctgtgttttaaatcactgaatcagtgttcactgtgttgcaaacaatcctgcttctgtaaaatgttgcatttaaacttcacagagatgaccttgggagcccagcctccctctttgttatcagcACCTGAAtggctgtgcagaattagaaGGCGgcgaagaactaaagaggacttcctgtgtgatgttatgatgcaCTCCGCCGCTGAGAAACAgaaattgaaggagtggcgggacagcaAGAAGAGGGAGCGAAAGGAGAACGAGGTACGCCAGAATGAATCCACAGAGTGGCTCTTAAaggttatggagcgccaagcagaTACGCCCCAAgcgatactagctcttcaaaccgagcagctccaAGCCCAtctgtagacgggtcggactcacccctgcggcgcctcctgctggttgctctggggaattagctctgttccagcgttcggagcgccctctgcaggctggtgatccacctgtcttcaggccccccgtgtccctccctggacccggtgccctcttacctggggtgctgcccccagcagtaacccctttctctctgggtctcccctccttagggaacccccaccctctatctccaccttgcctcagtatatggctactgtcagtcattgtctagccccacactctggggcagactgcagtatcagcctattcatcactggctaggagggtttggacctgctgccttggcctacccctgggctgccctctgcaacccccagtacctgttggcccttcgctaggccgcagcctagggctttctaggctggagctccccagctccttagccttccccagccctgcttcactcaggtatctggtCTCTAGTtcacagcagctaggcccatctctctctatggccagagagagactgagtgggcttctggcttccctggcctttttataaggcctgtggctcagtttggggtgtggcctcagctgcagccacttccccagtcagcccaggctaaaggctgtcttctcctgccagagccctatcccagggctgtttttaaccccttcagggcaggagcagggtccaccctgctacgcCATCTTTTCCTGCAgccgctgtcgcaaaactctttcccatgcaccccaacacactcttatgaacctcctggctccagtctatatctgtggcattccactcctcccctctgacagtccagcactgcagactccCACTACattcaacacccatccctctgcagtttggccctgctgaaataCCACACctgctgcattgtactccaaaggagaaggttggatatgatccctggacatacacaaatctttagccatcctgggacccctcctcctcctgggaccttcccttcccccaccccatcacagctgatgtgttgttgtttttttgactCTCTCCTTTGgctgttgtcttttaataaaagaattgtgtttgaaagcaatctttattctattaattgaaagcaaaaagagcactgcaaagcaacatacaattatgttaaacccacatattgcatcatctgcacccatcacctcctagcattacaagcactgcactcccgagcatatctacaaatattagtggctttcagcttcaaattgctgcctcaaggcatccctgatccttatggccccacgcTGTGCCCTGCTgttagccctggtctctggctgttcaaactcagcctgcaggtgctgagcatctggggtccagccctgagtgaagctttcacccttcccttcacaaatagtATGGAGTGTATATCATGCCgcaggaatattgtcattggccaagtccagcttcccatagaggcagcaccagcaggcttttaaatggccaaaaacacactcaacagtcattctgcacttgctcagcctattgttgaagcgctccttgctgctgtcaagttgccccatgtatggcttcagaagtcacagcattaaggggtaggcagggtctcccaggatcacaatgggcatttcaacttcccctacgaTAATCTTCTAGTccggaaagaaagtccctgcttgcagcttcctgaatggcccagtgttccgaaagatgcgtgtgtcatacacctttccagaccagcctgcgttaatgtctgtgaaatgcccacggtgatccacaagcgcctggagaaccattgagaaatatttcttgcgattaatgtactcagtggctaggtgatctggtgccagaactggaatatgcatgccatctatcacccctccgcagttagggaagcccatttctgCAGAGCCATctacaatgtcatgcacgttaccccgagtcatggtctttcggagcaggatacaattaatggccctgcacacttccgtcaACACAAGTCCAACAgtagactttcccactccgaactgctTAGCAACCCATCGGTAGCAGTATGGAGTAgtcagcttccacagtgcaatcccCACGTGCGTCTCCACATGCAGGTCAgttctcattctcatgtccttgcatCACAGGGCTgaggcaagctcatcacacagtcccatgaatgtagCTTTCCTCATCAGAAAGCTCTGCAGCCAgggcttgtttcccaagcccaaaagcagcattccactgtggtcagcacttccatgaatgccacaagcaatctcgtgtcatagtTACTATgcgtggtgagatcaatgtcagactcctcttgcctttgtagtttaaggaataatgccactgccactcgtgacttgttggtcagagtgagcagcatactggtcaacagttcgGGATTCATTCCTGCAGCCCAAAGAGGCTGGGGGCACAGTACACAAACTGTGGCGCCAAAtgcggacagaagcacagggatttctGGGATGCGAAACAATGCATCATGGGTCATTGGAACAAGACCCAGGATGCCCTGCAACCTTCTATGCCTTCCCACAAGTTttagcagcagaagagaaagaggtgctctatgacaggggtccccaaccttttcaggaccagggaccggtcgggagcgctcgtcccgcggctcagccggaccgcccgcaggcgtgcctgcgggaggtccaccggctccggttgagctgccgcaggcatgactgcggacggatcgctggtcgcgcggctcagctggaccgcccgcaggcacggctgcggcagctcaaccggagccgggggaccacccgcaggcgtgcctgcgggcggtccagatgagccgcgcgaccagcgaaccgtccgcagtcatgcctgcgggaggtctaccggagccccgggagcagcggaccgcccgcaggcatgactgcggagggagcgctcgtcccgcggctcgggtagacctcccgcaggcacgtctgcgggaggtccactgggtcggttcgtggcccagtttctaagaggccgcggaccggtaccgggccgcggaccgggggttggggacccctgctctatgagatagctgcccagagtgcaccgctccgaataccactgcaagtgccacaagtgtgaacacgctattgtgcaggcagctgacagtgtgaacacacaacagcggtttcccttcagcactctctgagcaGCGCTGTAACTGCTGGCAttgtaactctgccagtgcaccACTTAGGTGCGTCTCAGAAGGACTGCAGATTTCTAGCATTCAACTGCAGCCGAGCTGCTAGTCAGTATGAAGCACTGCATGTTGTGACTTGTAGTTTCTTCAGGCTGCATTTCTGTATTAAGGATCCAGCCCCAGAAATTTACTTAATTAATTAATCTCATGAAAGACCCCCCAACTGTCAAAACTTATACACAATTTTGAAACCATAAAAACAGAGTTCGGAGTTCTAAATCTAAGTGGCTGAGGTTCAGCCCTTACATCCATATTTACGCACCCAAACATAAGTCACCTGATTTGTAAAAGTGCTGAGAACATGGAGCTTCCATGGACTTCTACAGAATTTGTGGGTACTCTGAAGTCAACACTTCAAAAAATAATTCTGCTTatcttcaggtgcctaaatatggtgCCTATGAAGGGGGGCATATCCCTGTATTGATCATGAAGGAGTAGATGGGGGGGGGCACATCTGCTTATTGAACTGGGTGTTGCTATGGGGGCACACATCCCAATATTCAACACAAGGACCTGCCAGGAGTAGTGGATGTCTCCCTAGATTGTACACAGGGCCCTGTGGGAGGCAGACCATATCCCTTAACTTTACATGGGGTAATGGGGGGACAGAGTCCCACATTGAACGGGAGGTCTTGCAGAATGGGGGTTTCCCCGTACTGAACATGGGGCCCTGCGGAGAAAGGGAGCATACCCCCATGCTAAATGCAGGGGTCCTAGCACCATaatgaaatgggggggagggctgtgggcaggaggagagggcGGTGTCTCCGCCTACTGCCCCATGGTGGGAAGTGGCGTATCTCCATACTCAACCCAGCGTAGCGGGGGGCGCGTATCCCCGTACCGCTCCAGAGGCCCTGTATGGGGAGAGGGAAGGTGGCGGTGTAACTCCATACCGCTCCCTGCCGAGGcccggggggggatggggggggaagggagaaaagggGGCGTGTCGCCGAACTGCACCCGGGACCTCGTGGGGGAAAGGGGCATATCCCCATACTTCTGCCCAGGTcttgtagggggagggggagtatcCGCTGTACCGCTCCCGAGGCCCGTATCTCCCTACTGAACacagggacccggggggggggggcgtagcCCCGTACTGAACACTGGgtcccgtggggggaggggggtcatagCCCCGTACTGAACACTGGGacctgtgggggggggaagggggcgcagCCCCGTTACACTGGGCCCCATGGGACGAGGAAGCGTAGCCCCGTAGTGAACACAGGGCCCCGTGGGGGGAGGGAACATAGCCCCGTAGTGAACACAGGGCCCTGTGAGGGGGGGGCAGCCCCGTAGTGAACACAGGGCCCcgtgggggggcagcacccccgtACTGAACACTGGgccctgggggtggagggggcgcaGCCCCGTACTGAACACTGGGcccggtggggggggagggggcgtagCCCCGTACTGAGCACTGGGCcccgtggggggggagggggcgtagCCCCGTACTGAGCACTGGgccccgtgggggggagggggcgtagCCCCGTAGTGAACACTGGGACCCGAGGGGAGGTAGGGGGGCGTGGCCCCGTACTGAGCACTgggccccgggcggggggggacagCCCCGTACTGAGCACTGGGACCCGAGGGGGGGTAGGGGACGTAGCCCCGTACTGAACACTGGGCCCCGTGGGGGGGGACAGCCCCGTACTGAGCactgggccccgggggggggggtaggggggcgtGGCCCCGTACTGAGCactgggccccgggggggggggcagccccgtACTGAACACGTAGACccgggggggggtaggggggaggggCCCCGTACTGAACactgggccccggggggggggggcgtggcccCGTACTGACCACTGGGCCCCGTGGGGGGGGCAGCCCCGTACTGAACACtgagacccggggggggggtaggggggcgtGGCCCCGTACTGAACACTGGGACccggggggggtaggggggcgtGGCCCCGTACTGACCACTGGGCCCCGTGGGGGGGGCAGCCCCGTACTGAACActgggacccggggggggggtaggggggcgtGGCCCCGTACTGAACACTGGGACCCGGGGGGGGTAGGGGGCGTGGCCCCGTACTGACCACTGGGCCCCGTGGGGGGGGACAGCCCCGTACTGAGCACTGGGCCCCGGGGGGCGAAGGGGGCGTGGCCCCGTACTGAGCACTgggccccgtggggggggggcagccccgtACTGAACActgggacccgggggggggtaggggggcgtGGCCCCGTACTGAACACtgggccccggggggagggggcgtggcccCGTACTGACCACTGGGCCCCGTGGGGGGGGCAGCCCCGTAGTGAACActgggacccgggggggggtaggggggcgtGGCCCCGTAGTGAACActgggacccggggggggggcgtagCCCCGTAGTGAACACTGGGACCCGGTGGGGGGCAGATCCCCTGTACTGAACCCGGGCCCgtttggggatggggaagggacgTCACCCCCGCGAACACACAACCCTGAACATGCAGGCGGGCGCTCACCCCTTTCACCTCAGGGCGATACCACACCCGGGCGGGCGGGGGACGCCAGCCGATGGAACATTCCAAACGGTTAATACGAAGCTCTGGGAGGAGTTTTCACCCCTACGTGGTGCggtagcccagcccagcccaggctccgCCCAGCGCTCTGCCTGGGAACGAATGTCCGTCGGTGCGTGGGCAGGGGGCGGGTCTAACGTGTCGATGTCAGCGCGGTGCTGGACTGGGAAAGGGGAGTGAGTGTCGTCGCTCTTCCCACAATGCATTGCGTACAATTTGAGCCCCATCTTGAGAGAGGGGAGTGAGCAGTTTGAATTTGAGCTCCCTCGGTGCCTGAGTGCGGAGCGCACCGAGCGGGGGCTGGGCCCAACGCTGCTCGATACCCCGCCCCGCCTGCGGGCCGGGGGTTGCTCCCTTGCCGCTTTGCGGAGCCTCGGAGCGGGTGTCTCGGCTGTCGCCTCTGGGACTATCGGGGGTCGCTGCGAGCGGGCTCGTTCCCACCAAGATGCGCCTGGTGCTGATCTCCAGGTAGAGACTACAAGAGCCGGGGCGGGCGGGAGCCAGGGGGCCTGGCCTCACCCGGCCGCCACTGCCGTGGTTCCTCTTCGCTCGGGGACTGACTGGCTCTCACACGAGCGGCCTGCTCGCCCGCCCAGGAGCCCCGGGGCTGCCGGacgccgccccccccggccgcgcTGCGAGGAGCAGGAAGCTTGCTGAAGAGCTTCACCTGGTACTGCCGCTGCGGCCGCACTGCGAGGCCCAGGAGGCCGCTTGGCTtcaggagggaaagagaaggcCCGGAGCCCGGCAACCACAATCCTCTGTCCGGCGAGAGGGAGGAGGCTTGCTGAGGGGCCCGGAGCTCTGCtgaagggggaggaagaggaggagcccAGCCGACCACCAGCCCGGTGTGGTGCCCGCTGAGCTTGGGGCTCCGTGGCTGATCCAGACGCTTGAGGAGGAAGCCAGAGGATGTATAATAGCGTCCGGGTCTCGGCTAATTGATCGTGACAACCTTCGCCTCTCCCTCGGACGGGCTCGGACTCTGCCTTCTCCCCGGGGTGCAGACAGCTTCACCCTTGCTGGCAGAACTCCCTCCCCAAGGAGGCACCATGTCCAAGATGCCGGCCAAGAAGAAGAGCTGCTTCCAGATCACCAGCGTGACCACGGCCCAGGTGGCCAGCAGCATCACCGAGGACACTGAGAGCCTAGACGACCCAGACGAGTCCCGCACCGAGGATGTCTCTTCCGAGATCTTCGATGTGTCACGGGCCACGGACTACGGCCCGGAGGATGTCTGCGAAAGGAGTTCCTCCGAGGAGACTCTCAACAACGTGGGTGACGCCGAAACTCCCGGTGCTGTCTCCCCTAACCTTCTCCTGGATGGGCAGCTGGCGGCTGCGGCAGCGGGGGCCGCTGCTGCGTCTCCGCCGGCTGCAGCTAACGGGGGGGCCATGCCCAAAAGCACCGCGGTGCCCCAAGTAACTGCTGCCCAAATCCCCTCCGCGGCGGCAGGAGGCAGCAGTGCGCAGGCTTCCGTTCCCGGGACCATGTCTCAGACGACTGCGGCCGCATGCAGTTCACGCTTCAGGGTGATCAAGCTGGACCACGGTACGGGGGAGCCCTATAGGCGGGGACGATGGACGTGTATGGAATTTTACGACCGGGACTCGGACAGTAGTGGCGTCCTGGCCAGGACTGGGGATTGCATTAGACATACCAGCACCTTTGAGCAGGCTGCTCAGGAAAGAGACAGTGGCTTGGGTGCCACGGGGGGCTCCATGGTAATGTCGGCGGTGCCAGCATCGGCACAGGGCCCAGAGTCCCTAGCTGACAGCTCCCTTACTGCTGTGTCACAGCTGCTCCAGACGGAGAAAATGAACCAGCCCTCTTTACAGCAACCTAATTTTGTCATtgggcagcaacagcagctgcagcagcccatAGGCGGGGCCATTCCTCAAAGTACTGCTCAGCCAATGTATTCTGGGGCTACAGTAACGAGTCAGCAGACTGTGGTGCTGCCGCAGCAAACCCAGTCACAGGTAAATGCACAAGGTGTTGTACAGGGGGCACCTAATGGGAAGGGTATGCCACCTCCAAATGTAACAGTAGCCCAACCGAGCATGCCCATGTCACAGCAGCAGGTACAGCAAGCAAATGTACCAGTGACTCAACCTCAGCAATTTGCTTATTCTCAGCCCCAAATTCCACCAGTGCATCTACTGCCAACACAAGCTTCTGGCCAGACAGAATACATGCAACACATGACAGTTATGCAGAGTCAAGGAACTATTCAACAACCTACTACAAGCTCTGTTCCAAGTACTGGGGCTTCCAGCCTTTCTGTGggccaggtggctggccagaaTCCTTCACCTGTTGGAGTACCGATGATGGGAGTTTCACCACAGCCTAGTGAAGCAGTGGGACAGGGATCAGGATTGATGCAGAGTGGCCAGACTCCACCTAGTCAGTCTGTCATACCGCAACCGGGAGGTGTGGTGCAGCAAAGCATTGGACATACAGGGGTTGTGCAACAGAAATCCATTACTCAGCATCAAATGGGTGGAAGTAGTCAAGTGTCTGGAATGCCTAGTGCTCCTCATGCTATAGTTTCTGGAGTTCAGAATGTGCCTGCAGTTGTGCCCGGTACAAGTGTGCCTAGTGTGTCTACCACTTCTGTTACTATGCCAAATGTCCCTGTTACTTTAGTTCAGTCACAGATGACCAGCCATACATCTGTCAGTAGGAGTACCAGTGTTGTACAACAACATGTTGGACTTTCTCTAATGCAAGGCACAACTAATGTAGTTACAAGTCTGCCACAATCCAACCTTGGACAGTTTCAGAGTCAGACTCAAACTTTAGTAGGCCAGATTGATGATACTAGAAGAAAATCAGAACCCCTACCTCAGCCACCACTTTCTCTCATTGCTGAAAGTAAGCCTCTTGTGAAGCCTCCCATTCCAGACACTCTAACAAATCCTCTTCATTTACCTGCAACTACTCCTATGAACAGTCTTGCCAGCTCTGTATTTGGCATATCTATTCCTGTTGATGGTGATGAAGACAGGTATGAACCATTTTATTATAACTGTTTAAAAATTCATGTAATTACTTGCTCTCCTACATGTAGTTAGCAGGTAACAAATGCATATAATATGAGAAAATAGTCTTCCCTTCCGCCCCCTGCCCATCTCTTTCTGAATGCATTTCAAAGCTGTCAACTGCTAATAGGTTGCTATATtgtagtagtttaaaaaaaaaaaagtgctccaGAGACCAACCAATGTGTGTTGTCTTGGTTAATTTGAAGAGAACTAGCATTAACCAAATTCCTTGATTGCAAAGATCATAAAAATCAAGTTCAATAGCAGTATAAATTAGGAAGATACTTGCATGTATTAGCATAATATAagctttttaaatttattttacatAGTGGTCCAGTGAGTTGAACCAAAGTGACCCTTCCTCTACTTTTAGCATAGCCGTTCTTAGGGAATATCTGATCCTCTCAATACACATATAAGTTCATTATTAATGGAGAATCATTTTGTTAGGCAATATTGACTGGAACTGTCAGATTTTATCAACTGTAGTAAAGGGTACAGTCAGCGCATACTATCAATTGATTTGTATGAGTTGCAAagtggctttttttccccttatttttccTCTGATGTAGATGGACTTTTAAGATTCCT
Encoded proteins:
- the TSC22D2 gene encoding TSC22 domain family protein 2 is translated as MSKMPAKKKSCFQITSVTTAQVASSITEDTESLDDPDESRTEDVSSEIFDVSRATDYGPEDVCERSSSEETLNNVGDAETPGAVSPNLLLDGQLAAAAAGAAAASPPAAANGGAMPKSTAVPQVTAAQIPSAAAGGSSAQASVPGTMSQTTAAACSSRFRVIKLDHGTGEPYRRGRWTCMEFYDRDSDSSGVLARTGDCIRHTSTFEQAAQERDSGLGATGGSMVMSAVPASAQGPESLADSSLTAVSQLLQTEKMNQPSLQQPNFVIGQQQQLQQPIGGAIPQSTAQPMYSGATVTSQQTVVLPQQTQSQVNAQGVVQGAPNGKGMPPPNVTVAQPSMPMSQQQVQQANVPVTQPQQFAYSQPQIPPVHLLPTQASGQTEYMQHMTVMQSQGTIQQPTTSSVPSTGASSLSVGQVAGQNPSPVGVPMMGVSPQPSEAVGQGSGLMQSGQTPPSQSVIPQPGGVVQQSIGHTGVVQQKSITQHQMGGSSQVSGMPSAPHAIVSGVQNVPAVVPGTSVPSVSTTSVTMPNVPVTLVQSQMTSHTSVSRSTSVVQQHVGLSLMQGTTNVVTSLPQSNLGQFQSQTQTLVGQIDDTRRKSEPLPQPPLSLIAESKPLVKPPIPDTLTNPLHLPATTPMNSLASSVFGISIPVDGDEDSASGASVVAIDNKIEQAMDLVKSHLMYAVREEVEVLKEQIKELIERNSLLERENALLKSLSNNDQLSQLSTQQANPSSTSQLQTVIAQPPQPTQPPQQPNVSSA